Proteins encoded in a region of the Halostella limicola genome:
- a CDS encoding pyridoxal-phosphate-dependent aminotransferase family protein produces MTEEFLLLNPGPVPITDEVRTAMDEGMISHRSSEFEAIYERAQDGLDYVFERSSLDGEPTSSGGTSLVLNGTATMGMEAAVANLVDEDSEVVSLVNGKFGRRFARIADRYCDCTRVEATWGESFEMDAVREAITDETDVVTLVNNETSTGLLNPTEEVGQIAEEHGARFVVDGVTSIGGDVLRVDDWNIDIAITDGQKALAAPPGISALYVTDDVVDDFDGESAPFYEDLDWHLRKAESHQTPFTSAVPLFRALAVAVEQIEEEGMPDRIERHRAQAAAFREGFAAMGLDLFADADGPTEYSNTLTAVALPDSVQESPEEFFAAVEERNVSISGGQAHLGGDIFRVSNMGNLTADQILRGIRTVGEAMDEVGVDVEVDEGVAAAREQL; encoded by the coding sequence ATGACCGAGGAGTTCCTGCTGTTGAACCCGGGGCCGGTGCCGATCACGGACGAGGTGCGGACCGCCATGGACGAGGGGATGATCTCGCACCGGTCGTCGGAGTTCGAGGCCATCTACGAGCGCGCGCAGGACGGGCTCGACTACGTGTTCGAGCGGTCGTCGCTCGACGGCGAACCGACGTCGAGCGGCGGGACGAGCCTGGTCCTCAACGGGACGGCGACGATGGGGATGGAGGCCGCCGTCGCCAATCTGGTCGACGAGGACAGCGAGGTCGTCTCGCTCGTCAACGGCAAGTTCGGACGGCGCTTCGCCCGCATCGCCGACCGCTACTGCGACTGCACCCGCGTCGAGGCGACGTGGGGCGAGTCGTTCGAGATGGACGCGGTGCGCGAGGCGATCACCGACGAGACGGACGTGGTCACCCTCGTCAACAACGAGACCAGCACCGGCCTCCTGAACCCGACCGAAGAGGTCGGCCAGATCGCCGAGGAGCACGGCGCTCGCTTCGTCGTCGACGGCGTCACCAGCATCGGCGGCGACGTGCTCCGCGTCGACGACTGGAACATCGATATCGCCATCACGGACGGCCAGAAGGCGCTCGCCGCGCCGCCGGGGATCTCGGCACTGTACGTCACCGACGACGTGGTCGACGACTTCGACGGCGAGAGCGCGCCGTTCTACGAGGACTTGGACTGGCACCTCCGCAAGGCCGAGAGCCACCAGACGCCCTTCACGAGCGCGGTGCCGCTGTTCCGCGCGCTCGCGGTCGCCGTCGAGCAGATCGAGGAGGAGGGGATGCCGGACCGTATCGAGCGCCACCGCGCGCAGGCCGCCGCGTTCCGCGAGGGCTTCGCCGCCATGGGCCTCGACCTGTTCGCCGACGCCGACGGCCCCACCGAGTACTCGAACACGCTCACCGCCGTCGCGCTGCCCGACTCGGTGCAGGAGTCGCCCGAGGAGTTCTTCGCCGCGGTCGAGGAGCGCAACGTCTCGATCAGCGGCGGGCAGGCCCACCTCGGCGGCGACATCTTCCGCGTCAGCAACATGGGCAACCTCACCGCCGACCAGATCCTCCGCGGGATCCGGACGGTCGGCGAGGCGATGGACGAGGTCGGCGTGGACGTGGAGGTCGACGAAGGCGTCGCCGCAGCGCGAGAGCAGTTGTAA
- a CDS encoding ABC transporter ATP-binding protein gives MAAIELNGVTKRYGDVVALRDVDLTVQEGEIYGFLGPNGAGKSTTINAILDFIDPTSGTVEVFGKDVSAESVEVRRHVGVLPEGFDVYDRLTGRQHLEFAVESKGTNDDPEALMERTGILDAADRKAGGYSKGMAQRLVLAMALVGDPDLLILDEPSTGLDPNGARRMREIIREERDRGATVFFSSHILGQVEAVCDRVGILRDGELVAEDSIEGLREAAGSDGRLTITVDRVPDGVAEAVKAVDGVSEVSVRDHTLSVACNDDAKTAVIDAVEGTGATVEDFDTEDASLEDLFVSYTEGRA, from the coding sequence ATGGCCGCCATCGAACTGAACGGCGTGACGAAACGGTACGGGGACGTCGTCGCCCTCCGCGACGTGGACCTGACCGTCCAGGAGGGCGAGATCTACGGCTTCCTGGGCCCCAACGGCGCGGGCAAGTCGACGACGATCAACGCTATCCTCGATTTCATCGACCCCACCTCCGGCACCGTCGAGGTGTTCGGCAAGGACGTCTCCGCGGAGAGCGTGGAGGTCCGCCGGCACGTCGGCGTTCTCCCTGAGGGATTCGACGTGTACGACCGCCTCACCGGGCGCCAGCACCTCGAGTTCGCCGTCGAGTCCAAGGGCACCAACGACGACCCCGAGGCGCTGATGGAGCGCACGGGCATCCTCGACGCGGCCGACCGGAAGGCCGGCGGCTACTCGAAGGGGATGGCCCAGCGCCTCGTGCTGGCGATGGCGCTGGTCGGCGACCCCGATCTGCTGATCCTCGACGAGCCCTCGACCGGGCTCGACCCCAACGGCGCGCGGCGGATGCGCGAGATCATCCGCGAGGAGCGCGACCGCGGCGCGACCGTGTTCTTCTCCAGCCACATCCTCGGCCAGGTCGAGGCCGTCTGCGACCGGGTCGGCATCCTCCGCGACGGCGAACTCGTCGCCGAGGACAGCATCGAGGGGCTCCGCGAGGCGGCGGGCTCCGACGGCCGGCTCACGATCACCGTCGACAGGGTCCCCGACGGCGTCGCCGAGGCGGTGAAAGCGGTCGACGGCGTCTCGGAGGTCTCCGTCCGGGACCACACGCTGTCGGTCGCCTGTAACGACGACGCGAAGACCGCCGTCATCGACGCGGTCGAGGGCACCGGGGCGACCGTCGAGGACTTCGACACGGAGGACGCGTCGCTGGAGGACCTGTTCGTCTCCTACACGGAGGGTCGAGCATGA
- a CDS encoding ABC transporter permease: protein MTWEVVAKKDFADAVRSRGLWALSALFVLVFALPPLLIFYLEFGQNQPAQAEGSTDAFIFIMKEASALLVPVIAIVVAYAAITSERESGTMKILLSLPHSRRDVVAGKVLGRSAVLAVPIAVGFLFSLLVMLPTSLSLKLANFTLFGLLTVLFGVVFVGLAVGLSAAFATSRRAMMGSLGLFMLFTFLWNFAVNTLIGELDLGAGTAVRTRLFLKLLNPTQAYKTLVDALIFDTSRQARVMMFGFFEQQRAQELLPETLPVHFSDPFVVAYMLLWFVVPVGLGYLVFRDAEL from the coding sequence ATGACCTGGGAGGTCGTCGCGAAGAAGGACTTCGCCGACGCCGTCCGCTCGCGTGGCCTGTGGGCGCTGTCGGCGCTGTTCGTGCTCGTGTTCGCGCTCCCGCCGCTGCTGATCTTCTACCTGGAGTTCGGCCAGAACCAGCCCGCACAGGCCGAGGGCAGCACGGACGCGTTCATCTTCATCATGAAGGAGGCGTCGGCGCTGCTCGTCCCCGTCATCGCCATCGTCGTCGCGTACGCGGCGATCACCAGCGAGCGCGAGAGCGGGACGATGAAGATACTGCTCTCGCTCCCGCACTCGCGGCGCGACGTCGTCGCCGGCAAGGTGCTCGGCCGCAGCGCCGTCCTCGCCGTTCCGATCGCCGTCGGCTTCCTGTTCTCCCTCCTCGTGATGCTGCCGACGTCGCTCTCCCTGAAGCTCGCTAACTTCACGCTGTTCGGGCTCCTGACGGTGCTCTTCGGCGTCGTGTTCGTCGGCCTCGCGGTCGGGCTCTCGGCGGCGTTCGCCACGAGCCGCCGGGCGATGATGGGGTCGCTGGGGCTGTTCATGCTGTTTACGTTCCTCTGGAACTTCGCGGTGAACACGCTGATCGGCGAACTCGACCTCGGCGCCGGGACCGCGGTCCGAACCCGCCTGTTTCTCAAGCTACTGAATCCGACGCAGGCGTACAAGACGCTCGTCGACGCGCTCATCTTCGACACGAGCCGTCAGGCCCGGGTCATGATGTTCGGGTTCTTCGAGCAGCAGCGCGCTCAGGAACTCCTCCCCGAGACGCTGCCGGTCCACTTCTCGGACCCGTTCGTCGTGGCGTACATGCTGCTCTGGTTCGTCGTCCCGGTCGGGCTCGGCTACCTCGTCTTCCGCGACGCGGAGCTGTGA
- a CDS encoding YgaP family membrane protein — protein sequence MTTDTETESALAPSRNVGGRDRKARGVLGVLLGLAAVLALGFNRRTQAAVVGVAAAGLLFNAVVGFCGLNALLGIDTCQRNVD from the coding sequence GTGACGACAGACACCGAGACCGAGTCCGCGCTCGCACCGAGTCGAAACGTCGGCGGTCGGGACCGCAAGGCCCGCGGCGTTCTGGGCGTCCTCCTCGGCCTCGCGGCGGTCCTCGCGCTCGGGTTCAACCGCCGGACGCAGGCCGCGGTCGTCGGCGTCGCCGCCGCCGGCCTGCTGTTCAACGCCGTCGTCGGGTTCTGCGGCCTGAACGCGCTACTTGGGATCGACACCTGTCAGCGGAACGTCGACTGA
- a CDS encoding helix-turn-helix transcriptional regulator — MELARRALALIGVLLILTSVGTPVSGLQAAQDGITDVELTGSAVVSEQNDSSFVWTDESFNLSVSFSGDESRAYEVCAYRYHEGNQSHRLGCTETAAQNATVTFPVDKWPVNETGPQTVQIVLSTGDGAATDLQTKSVTVIEKEGDLDGDGLSNKKEVDEGLNMTNADMDQDGLTDGAEVENYGTDPTKADSDGDGLRDGLELQLGTDPTDGSTVAKLSAGGLLLGVGLVVGWFLLRRRRTGEEGTVEAAETAPEAADEPLLTDEQRVIQLLEENGGRMKQAAIVNETEWSKAKVSRLLSDMVDEGKIEKLSIGRENIIHLEGHGPEAAKPPYSE; from the coding sequence ATGGAGTTGGCGAGAAGGGCGCTCGCCCTGATCGGTGTACTCCTGATACTTACGAGCGTAGGCACCCCGGTATCAGGACTGCAGGCTGCCCAGGACGGGATCACCGACGTCGAGTTGACGGGATCGGCGGTCGTCAGCGAACAGAACGATTCGTCGTTCGTCTGGACAGACGAATCGTTCAACCTTTCCGTCTCGTTTTCGGGCGACGAGAGCCGCGCGTACGAGGTGTGCGCGTATCGGTATCACGAGGGGAACCAGAGCCACAGGCTCGGCTGTACGGAGACGGCCGCGCAGAACGCCACCGTGACCTTCCCCGTCGACAAGTGGCCCGTGAACGAAACCGGCCCGCAGACGGTGCAGATCGTCCTCTCGACGGGTGACGGGGCGGCGACTGACCTGCAGACGAAATCGGTGACCGTAATAGAGAAGGAAGGTGACCTCGACGGTGACGGTCTGAGCAACAAGAAGGAGGTGGACGAGGGGCTGAACATGACGAACGCGGACATGGACCAGGACGGCCTCACCGACGGCGCGGAGGTCGAGAACTACGGGACCGACCCGACGAAGGCCGACTCCGACGGCGACGGCCTCCGCGACGGTCTCGAACTCCAGTTGGGGACGGACCCGACGGATGGGAGCACCGTCGCCAAGCTGAGCGCCGGCGGCTTGCTGCTCGGCGTCGGCCTCGTCGTCGGGTGGTTCCTGCTCAGACGCCGTCGGACCGGCGAGGAGGGGACCGTGGAAGCGGCCGAGACCGCCCCCGAAGCAGCGGACGAACCGCTCCTGACGGACGAACAGCGCGTCATCCAGCTCTTGGAGGAGAACGGCGGCCGCATGAAGCAGGCGGCGATCGTCAACGAGACGGAGTGGTCGAAGGCGAAGGTGAGCCGCCTGCTTTCGGACATGGTCGACGAGGGGAAGATCGAGAAGCTCTCCATCGGACGGGAGAACATCATCCACCTCGAAGGCCACGGTCCGGAGGCCGCGAAACCGCCGTACAGCGAGTGA
- the ligA gene encoding NAD-dependent DNA ligase LigA, translating into MATPDTDDNPYVRDPPTDFVPVSDLGEDEAREQAALLREAIRFHDRRYYVESDPVIADRTYDALFARLEELEDEFDLQTDDSPTRRVGGDPVDEFDTVEHVAPMLSIDQSGEEADVREFDERVREEAGDVTYVCEPKFDGVSVEVVYDEGKLVRATTRGDGREGDDVTRNVRTIGAIPQRLRGAYPEFLAVRGEVYMPRDGFQAYNSERVERGEEPFANPRNATAGTIRQQDPSVVAERPLSCFFFEVLSSSDEWPTRWAEHEALPEFGLPVTDRVERVDSVDDAIEYRDRLLDARDDLNYEIDGAVIKVDDRETREALGATARHYRWAFAYKFPPRNERTTVRDVAIQVGRTGRLTPVALLDPVDVGGVTVSRASLHNPEEIAEKDVNVGDEVRIERAGDVIPYVEEVTEKRTDGHYEFPDTCPVCDSAVERDGPMAFCTGGMACPAQLRRAVQYFASDDGLDIDGLGEKSVRQFVEAGLIEDSVADLYELERADLLDLEGWGERSAEKLLAELAATTEPPLPDFLSALGVPGVGPSTARELAGEFGTLDAVMDADEDELRAAPDVGPTVAAQIREFFESEANRAALAALRGRGVDPQPYEAETGEELAGLTFVFTGSLDGYTRSEAQELVERRGANATGSVSGNTDYLVAGENPGASKVSDAEAEGVPVLDEDEFEELLAERGV; encoded by the coding sequence ATGGCGACCCCCGACACCGACGACAACCCCTACGTCCGCGACCCGCCGACGGACTTCGTCCCCGTCTCCGATCTCGGAGAGGACGAGGCCCGCGAGCAGGCCGCGCTGTTGCGGGAGGCGATCCGGTTTCACGACCGCCGGTACTACGTCGAGAGCGACCCGGTGATCGCCGACCGCACCTACGACGCGCTGTTCGCCCGCCTGGAGGAACTGGAAGACGAGTTCGACCTGCAGACCGACGACAGCCCCACGCGCCGGGTCGGCGGCGACCCCGTCGACGAGTTCGACACGGTCGAACACGTCGCGCCGATGCTCTCCATCGACCAGAGCGGCGAGGAGGCGGACGTCCGCGAGTTCGACGAGCGCGTGCGCGAGGAAGCGGGCGACGTCACCTACGTCTGCGAGCCGAAGTTCGACGGCGTCTCGGTCGAGGTGGTGTACGACGAGGGCAAACTGGTCCGCGCGACCACGCGCGGCGACGGGCGGGAGGGCGACGACGTGACCCGGAACGTCCGGACCATCGGCGCGATCCCGCAGCGACTCCGGGGCGCGTATCCGGAGTTCCTCGCCGTCCGCGGCGAGGTGTACATGCCCCGCGACGGCTTTCAGGCGTACAACAGCGAGCGCGTCGAGCGCGGCGAGGAGCCGTTCGCCAACCCGCGCAACGCGACCGCGGGCACCATCCGCCAGCAGGACCCGAGCGTCGTCGCCGAGCGCCCGCTCTCCTGTTTCTTCTTCGAGGTGCTTTCGAGTAGCGACGAGTGGCCGACGCGCTGGGCGGAACACGAGGCGCTCCCCGAGTTCGGCCTGCCCGTCACCGACCGCGTCGAGCGCGTGGACTCCGTCGACGACGCGATCGAGTACCGCGACCGCCTGCTCGACGCCCGCGACGACCTGAACTACGAGATAGACGGCGCGGTGATCAAGGTCGACGACCGCGAGACCCGCGAAGCGCTGGGCGCGACCGCCCGCCACTACCGCTGGGCGTTCGCCTACAAGTTTCCGCCGCGCAACGAGCGCACCACCGTGCGCGACGTGGCGATCCAGGTCGGCCGCACCGGTCGGCTCACGCCGGTCGCCCTGCTCGACCCCGTCGACGTCGGCGGCGTCACCGTCTCTCGGGCCAGCCTCCACAACCCCGAGGAGATCGCCGAGAAGGACGTCAACGTCGGCGACGAGGTGCGCATCGAGCGCGCGGGCGACGTCATCCCGTACGTCGAGGAGGTGACCGAGAAGCGCACCGATGGCCACTACGAGTTCCCGGACACCTGCCCCGTCTGCGACAGCGCCGTCGAGCGTGACGGCCCGATGGCCTTCTGCACGGGCGGGATGGCCTGCCCCGCGCAACTACGCCGCGCGGTCCAGTACTTCGCCAGCGACGACGGGCTCGACATCGACGGCCTGGGCGAGAAGAGCGTCCGCCAGTTCGTCGAGGCGGGACTGATCGAGGACAGCGTCGCGGACCTCTACGAGCTAGAGCGGGCGGACCTGCTCGACCTGGAGGGGTGGGGCGAGAGGAGCGCGGAGAAACTGCTCGCCGAACTGGCGGCGACGACGGAGCCGCCGCTGCCGGACTTCCTCTCGGCGCTCGGCGTCCCCGGCGTCGGCCCGTCGACCGCCCGCGAGCTCGCAGGGGAGTTCGGAACGCTCGACGCTGTGATGGACGCCGACGAGGACGAGCTACGGGCCGCGCCGGACGTCGGCCCCACCGTCGCCGCCCAGATACGGGAGTTCTTCGAGAGCGAGGCGAACCGCGCGGCGCTCGCCGCCCTCCGCGGGCGCGGCGTCGACCCGCAGCCGTACGAGGCCGAGACAGGCGAGGAGCTCGCCGGTCTGACGTTCGTGTTCACCGGGTCGCTCGACGGCTACACCCGCAGCGAGGCGCAGGAACTGGTCGAGCGCCGCGGCGCGAACGCGACAGGGAGCGTCTCGGGCAACACCGACTACCTCGTGGCCGGCGAGAACCCGGGCGCGTCGAAGGTGAGCGACGCGGAGGCCGAGGGCGTCCCCGTCCTCGACGAGGACGAGTTCGAGGAACTGCTCGCGGAGCGGGGCGTCTAA
- a CDS encoding excinuclease ABC subunit C, translated as MNAAAVRERASDLPREPGVYQFRRDDATLYVGKAVDLRDRVRSYADPRSQRIARMVERADGVEVAVTDTETQALLLEANLIKRHQPRYNVRLKDDKSYPLVQLTDHAVPRIEVTRDPDEDAVAYGPFTDKGRVETVVKALRETYGVRGCSDHKYANRDRPCLDYEVGLCTAPCTGEISEEAYAEDVASVRRFFEGETGVLADPLRREMERAAGNQEFERAANLRDRLDVVESFHEGGGEAVASQGGERSVDVLGVAIEGGDATVARLHSEGGQLVDRERHRVAAPEGDERVPRVLSAFLAQYYAERELPDAVLLPERHDDEEVAAWLEAEGVAVRVPGAGREAKLVDLALKNARRRGGGRDETRALAGELGIDAAERIEGFDVSHAQGSAVVGSDVTFVDGEPEKSHYRRKKLEERNDDYANMRALVRWRAERAVEGRDDRPDPDLLLIDGGEGQLGAARDALAETGWDVPAVALAKEEELVVTPTGVYDWPDDAPHLHLLQRVRDEAHRFAVQYHQTVRDEVSTVLDDVPGVGPETRKRLLRRFGSVENVRDATPDELRSVDGVGEKTAETLATRL; from the coding sequence ATGAACGCCGCCGCGGTCCGCGAGCGGGCGAGCGACCTCCCCCGAGAGCCCGGCGTCTACCAGTTCCGCCGCGACGACGCCACGCTGTACGTCGGGAAGGCCGTCGACCTGCGGGACCGGGTCCGCTCGTACGCCGACCCCCGGAGCCAGCGGATCGCCCGCATGGTCGAGCGCGCCGACGGCGTGGAGGTCGCCGTGACGGACACGGAGACGCAGGCGCTGCTGCTGGAGGCGAACCTCATCAAGCGCCACCAGCCGCGGTACAACGTCCGGCTGAAGGACGACAAGTCCTACCCGCTGGTACAGCTGACCGACCACGCCGTCCCGCGCATCGAGGTGACGCGGGACCCCGACGAGGACGCCGTCGCGTACGGGCCGTTCACCGACAAGGGACGGGTCGAGACGGTCGTGAAGGCCCTGCGCGAGACGTACGGCGTCCGGGGCTGTTCCGACCACAAGTACGCCAACCGGGACCGTCCCTGTCTGGACTACGAGGTGGGCCTCTGTACCGCGCCCTGTACCGGCGAGATAAGCGAGGAGGCGTACGCCGAGGACGTCGCCTCGGTCCGGCGCTTCTTCGAGGGAGAGACGGGCGTCCTCGCGGACCCGCTCCGCCGCGAGATGGAGCGGGCGGCCGGGAACCAGGAGTTCGAGCGCGCCGCCAACCTCCGCGACCGGCTCGACGTCGTCGAGTCGTTCCACGAGGGGGGCGGCGAGGCGGTGGCGAGCCAGGGCGGCGAGCGGTCGGTCGACGTGCTCGGGGTCGCCATCGAGGGCGGCGACGCGACCGTCGCCCGACTCCACAGCGAGGGCGGGCAGCTGGTCGATCGGGAGCGCCACCGCGTGGCCGCGCCCGAGGGCGACGAGAGGGTTCCCCGCGTCCTCTCGGCGTTCCTCGCGCAGTACTACGCCGAGCGGGAGCTGCCGGACGCCGTCCTCCTGCCCGAGCGCCACGACGACGAGGAGGTCGCGGCCTGGCTCGAGGCGGAGGGGGTCGCGGTCCGCGTGCCGGGAGCGGGCCGGGAGGCGAAGCTCGTCGATCTGGCGCTGAAAAACGCTCGGCGGCGCGGCGGCGGCCGCGACGAGACGCGCGCACTGGCCGGCGAACTGGGGATCGACGCCGCCGAGCGGATCGAGGGGTTCGACGTGAGCCACGCGCAGGGCAGCGCGGTCGTCGGCAGCGACGTGACCTTCGTCGACGGCGAGCCCGAGAAGTCCCACTACCGGCGGAAGAAGCTGGAGGAGCGAAACGACGACTACGCCAACATGCGCGCGCTGGTGCGGTGGCGGGCCGAGCGCGCCGTCGAGGGTCGCGACGACCGACCCGACCCCGACCTCCTGCTGATCGACGGCGGCGAGGGACAGCTCGGCGCCGCCCGCGACGCGCTCGCCGAGACGGGCTGGGACGTGCCCGCCGTCGCGCTGGCGAAGGAGGAGGAGCTGGTCGTGACGCCGACGGGGGTGTACGACTGGCCGGACGACGCGCCGCACCTCCACCTCCTCCAGCGGGTCCGGGACGAGGCTCACCGCTTCGCCGTCCAGTACCACCAGACGGTCCGCGACGAAGTGTCGACCGTCCTCGACGACGTTCCCGGCGTCGGTCCGGAGACGCGAAAGCGCCT